From a single Lolium rigidum isolate FL_2022 chromosome 7, APGP_CSIRO_Lrig_0.1, whole genome shotgun sequence genomic region:
- the LOC124674954 gene encoding uncharacterized protein LOC124674954: protein MNWIGRKIHLYNVNIGLYMLDWWERYLFNTLMLCLIWYILRYLIAFFQSNLETILQGANYLVQGR from the exons ATGAACTGGATCGGGCGCAAGATCCACCTCTACAATGTCAACATCGGCCTTTACATGCTCGATTGGTGGGAGCGGTACCTGTTCA ATACATTGATGCTTTGCCTTATTTGGTACATCCTCCGGTATCTCATCGCGTTCTTTCAGAG TAATCTGGAGACCATCTTACAAGGTGCAAACTATCTTGTACAAGGTAGATAA